The following proteins come from a genomic window of Candidatus Thiodiazotropha sp. CDECU1:
- the ftsY gene encoding signal recognition particle-docking protein FtsY → MFGFGKGKKQDQQGAASLPPEEEKRGLFSRLQERLSRTRHNLTDGLSNLLLGRKTIDDELLEELETLLLTADVGVEATSRIINDLTQRVDRKELSDPQLLMQLLKQHLREILLACDEPIGEHNGGKPLVMLMVGINGAGKTTTIGKLARKFQLDGESVMLAAGDTFRAAAVEQLQTWGERNQIQVIAQHTGADAASVVFDALQAATSRSIDVLIADTAGRLHTKANLMEELAKISRVMKKIDPDAPHEVLLVVDAGTGQNAVNQAVQFHQTVGLTGLVITKLDGTAKGGVVFAIADKVKVPIRFIGVGEAIEDLREFNPDEFVDALFET, encoded by the coding sequence ATGTTCGGATTTGGCAAGGGCAAGAAACAGGATCAGCAGGGTGCTGCGTCCCTCCCTCCGGAAGAGGAGAAGCGCGGCCTCTTTTCTCGACTTCAAGAACGCCTCTCGCGTACCCGCCACAATCTCACGGACGGACTGTCGAATCTCCTCCTTGGGCGCAAGACCATCGATGATGAACTGCTGGAGGAGCTCGAAACCCTGCTTCTCACCGCTGATGTGGGAGTGGAGGCAACCAGCCGCATCATCAACGATTTGACACAGCGGGTCGATCGCAAGGAACTGAGCGATCCGCAGCTGTTGATGCAACTCTTGAAACAACACCTCAGAGAGATTCTGCTGGCATGCGACGAGCCTATCGGCGAACACAACGGCGGCAAGCCACTGGTGATGCTGATGGTCGGTATCAACGGCGCGGGCAAGACCACCACCATAGGGAAGTTGGCGCGCAAGTTTCAGCTGGATGGGGAGTCGGTCATGCTCGCCGCGGGAGATACCTTCCGCGCCGCCGCTGTGGAGCAACTGCAAACCTGGGGTGAGAGAAACCAGATCCAGGTGATCGCCCAACACACCGGTGCTGATGCGGCTTCAGTCGTGTTCGATGCACTGCAGGCAGCCACATCACGCAGCATCGACGTCCTGATCGCCGACACGGCGGGGCGTCTGCACACCAAGGCCAATCTAATGGAGGAGTTGGCGAAGATCAGCCGGGTGATGAAGAAGATCGATCCCGACGCTCCCCATGAAGTACTATTGGTTGTGGATGCGGGTACCGGACAGAATGCGGTCAACCAAGCCGTGCAGTTTCACCAGACTGTCGGCTTGACCGGACTGGTGATCACCAAGCTGGACGGTACCGCAAAAGGCGGTGTCGTTTTCGCCATTGCCGACAAGGTCAAGGTGCCTATCCGCTTTATCGGTGTCGGCGAAGCCATTGAAGATCTGCGTGAATTCAACCCGGACGAGTTTGTAGACGCCCTGTTTGAAACCTAA
- the ftsE gene encoding cell division ATP-binding protein FtsE: MIHFDNVSKRYPGGHTGLSNVSLRIEAEEMVFLTGHSGAGKSTLLKLIGLLERPSNGQLHVNDRNLTRLKNRQIPYHRRDVGMIFQDHRLLHDRTVFDNVALPLVVAGVGHKEIGRRVRAALDKVGLLHKERNAPITLSGGEQQRVGIARAVVSKPPLVLADEPTGNLDPELSEEIMQLFQQFNQVGVTLLIASHDIDLIKRMQKRVLSLSKGQLVGDTQAESGNDS; this comes from the coding sequence TTGATTCACTTCGACAATGTCAGTAAACGCTATCCTGGTGGCCATACCGGCCTGAGTAACGTCAGTCTGCGTATCGAGGCGGAAGAGATGGTATTTCTGACCGGACACTCCGGTGCCGGCAAGAGTACCCTGTTGAAACTGATCGGCCTGCTGGAACGTCCCAGCAATGGGCAACTGCATGTCAACGATCGCAATCTCACTCGCTTGAAGAATCGTCAGATCCCCTACCACCGCCGGGATGTGGGGATGATCTTCCAGGATCACAGACTGCTGCACGATCGCACGGTTTTCGACAATGTGGCACTGCCACTGGTGGTTGCCGGGGTCGGTCACAAAGAGATCGGCCGCCGGGTGCGTGCCGCCCTCGACAAGGTTGGCCTGCTGCACAAGGAGAGGAACGCGCCGATTACACTCTCCGGGGGGGAACAGCAGCGGGTGGGCATAGCCCGGGCAGTGGTCAGCAAACCGCCCCTGGTGCTTGCGGATGAGCCCACCGGCAATCTCGATCCGGAGCTTTCCGAGGAGATTATGCAGCTGTTCCAACAGTTTAATCAGGTCGGGGTAACCCTGCTCATCGCCTCCCACGACATCGACCTGATCAAGCGCATGCAGAAGCGCGTTCTCTCTCTGAGCAAGGGACAGCTGGTTGGCGACACCCAGGCGGAGTCTGGCAATGACTCTTAA
- the ftsX gene encoding permease-like cell division protein FtsX: MTLKKRLLNAPKIWLQRHAQVALASLGRLVNNHLASLMTCSVIGIALAMPVGLHVMLGNLQQVSGAWDSGASISVFLKQKVSDRQAASLAAKLRKHQRIEGVNLITREAALQEFQQLSGYADALEALDNNPLPAVLIVQPKADYTTAETAQLLVQELKLLPDAEIVQLDLQWVRRLQAITIIAQRAVVVLAALLGMAVLLIVGNTIRLEIQNRHAEIVINKLIGATNAFIRRPFLYTGFWYGLFGGLIAWLLIAIAITLLSGPIANLANLYESSFNLASFDFETILSLLLGSSLLGLAGAWLAVGRHLSAIEPS; the protein is encoded by the coding sequence ATGACTCTTAAAAAGCGGCTACTGAATGCACCAAAGATCTGGCTGCAGCGTCATGCGCAGGTGGCCCTGGCCAGCCTCGGTAGACTGGTCAATAACCATCTAGCATCATTGATGACCTGTTCTGTGATCGGCATCGCCCTCGCTATGCCGGTTGGGCTGCATGTGATGCTCGGGAACCTGCAACAGGTAAGCGGCGCTTGGGACAGCGGTGCCAGCATTTCGGTCTTCCTTAAGCAGAAGGTCTCGGACAGGCAGGCTGCATCGCTGGCCGCCAAGCTACGCAAGCATCAACGCATCGAAGGGGTGAATCTAATCACCCGGGAGGCAGCCCTACAGGAGTTCCAACAACTCAGCGGTTATGCCGATGCCCTGGAGGCACTCGACAACAATCCCTTGCCGGCGGTACTGATTGTTCAACCTAAGGCCGACTACACCACTGCGGAGACGGCCCAACTGCTGGTACAGGAGTTAAAACTGCTGCCTGATGCGGAGATCGTACAACTCGATCTGCAGTGGGTGCGACGACTACAGGCGATCACCATCATCGCCCAGAGGGCAGTGGTAGTATTGGCCGCACTACTCGGCATGGCGGTATTACTGATTGTCGGCAACACCATTCGTCTCGAGATCCAGAACCGGCACGCGGAGATCGTGATCAACAAGCTGATCGGCGCCACCAACGCCTTCATTCGCAGACCCTTCCTCTATACCGGTTTCTGGTATGGGCTGTTCGGGGGCCTCATCGCCTGGCTGCTCATTGCCATCGCCATCACCCTGCTGAGCGGGCCGATCGCCAATCTGGCCAATCTCTACGAGAGCAGCTTCAATCTCGCCTCATTCGACTTCGAGACCATCCTCTCACTCCTGTTGGGAAGCAGTCTGTTGGGACTGGCCGGTGCCTGGCTGGCCGTGGGCAGGCACCTCAGCGCCATTGAGCCCAGTTGA
- the rpoH gene encoding RNA polymerase sigma factor RpoH has protein sequence MSNVNALTALPSGSMDAYISAAFQLPMLSAEEEKSLAIRLRDQKDLQAAQTLITSHIRFVVRIARNYSGYGLALPDLIQEGTVGLMKAVKRFDPDMGVRLVSFAVHWIKAEIHEYILKNWRIVKVATTKAQRKLFFNLRSSKKRLGWFSKQEVDDVAQDLGVKPETVLEMESRLSGQDIAFDGPMQDDDDKVTATPAGYLSDMRMEPAHLLESSDSESQMKQQLIGAMQNLDERSREILEARWLGEKKSTLHELADRFQVSAERIRQIEKNAMNKLKTQLA, from the coding sequence ATGAGCAATGTAAACGCACTGACAGCACTGCCATCAGGCAGCATGGATGCCTATATCAGCGCCGCTTTCCAACTGCCCATGCTGAGCGCAGAGGAGGAGAAATCCCTTGCGATCAGACTTCGCGATCAGAAGGATCTGCAGGCTGCACAGACACTTATCACTTCCCATATACGATTCGTCGTACGCATTGCCCGCAACTACAGCGGTTACGGCCTGGCCCTTCCCGACCTGATTCAGGAAGGCACCGTCGGCCTTATGAAAGCGGTCAAACGCTTCGATCCCGATATGGGGGTTCGCCTAGTCTCCTTCGCCGTCCACTGGATCAAGGCGGAGATCCACGAGTACATCCTGAAAAACTGGCGCATCGTCAAGGTGGCAACCACCAAGGCGCAACGCAAACTGTTCTTTAATCTGCGCAGCTCCAAAAAGCGTCTGGGTTGGTTCTCCAAGCAGGAGGTCGACGACGTGGCCCAGGATCTAGGGGTCAAACCCGAAACTGTGCTGGAGATGGAATCCCGCCTCTCCGGTCAGGACATCGCCTTCGACGGCCCCATGCAAGATGATGATGATAAGGTGACGGCTACACCCGCAGGTTATCTGAGCGACATGCGTATGGAACCCGCCCACCTGCTCGAGTCATCGGACAGCGAATCGCAGATGAAACAACAGCTGATCGGTGCCATGCAGAACCTGGATGAACGCAGCCGTGAGATCCTAGAGGCACGCTGGCTGGGCGAGAAGAAATCGACCCTGCACGAATTGGCCGACAGATTTCAGGTTTCGGCTGAGCGTATTCGTCAGATCGAGAAGAACGCCATGAACAAGCTCAAGACGCAGCTCGCTTAG
- a CDS encoding SCO family protein: MLRLILFFFMFINVCSAVSSSGTSDLHDYPGLSGKQLGGDFILHSSQGEFSLEQFRGKVVLLYFGYTKCPDVCPTSLAFLAQALNQLNAEELKSVQGVFISVDPKRDTVQVLDNYASYFHPNLLGVTGSTSEIEEVAELYGVQYDEVDLEDSAFGYAVNHSSATYLITQDGELRFVFPHQTPSFVILEAIRYVLTEN, translated from the coding sequence ATGTTGCGGTTAATCCTGTTCTTTTTCATGTTCATCAACGTATGTTCAGCTGTCAGTTCGAGTGGTACATCTGATTTACATGATTACCCTGGTCTCAGTGGTAAACAACTGGGTGGTGATTTCATCCTGCACTCGAGTCAGGGTGAGTTCTCATTGGAGCAATTCAGAGGGAAAGTGGTGCTGCTCTACTTCGGTTATACCAAGTGTCCCGATGTCTGCCCCACCTCTCTCGCTTTTCTGGCTCAGGCCCTGAATCAACTCAATGCTGAAGAGTTGAAATCTGTGCAGGGTGTGTTTATCAGTGTCGATCCGAAACGGGATACAGTACAGGTGCTGGATAACTATGCCAGCTATTTTCATCCCAATCTGTTAGGCGTAACCGGTAGTACAAGTGAGATAGAGGAGGTGGCGGAACTCTATGGTGTGCAATACGATGAAGTTGATCTGGAGGACTCAGCTTTCGGATACGCGGTCAACCACTCATCGGCAACGTACTTGATAACTCAGGACGGCGAGCTGCGTTTTGTGTTTCCACATCAAACACCATCGTTCGTCATCCTGGAAGCTATCCGATACGTACTGACTGAAAACTGA
- a CDS encoding phosphate ABC transporter substrate-binding protein produces MRNLIVLLLLALLPFTAQSLELSWVGCGITRNAFMSDLAAAYKQETGVDISIAGGGATKGIRAITGKQADIGGACRFTLDMSREEAGASMIPVAWDALVVVVHKSNPVDTISLQQLRRLYQGEITNWSQLGGKRQPLELLIRKGKISGVGYTLRTHLFEDQDVEFKSKHVFPSSGPLEKTVEKNPNAIAVTGIASAHKRDFKILKLEGRDPNFDNIRTGNYLLYRPLYLVHSKSSPNSLESNRFIQYALGPKGREIIRRNQVVPYFDGMLLLQKRMDDWKRFIRQSLAKQ; encoded by the coding sequence TTGCGAAATCTAATCGTACTACTGCTACTGGCACTTTTACCCTTCACCGCACAGTCGCTGGAACTCTCCTGGGTGGGCTGCGGCATCACCAGAAACGCATTCATGTCTGACCTCGCCGCTGCCTACAAGCAGGAAACAGGGGTCGACATCAGCATCGCTGGCGGTGGTGCCACCAAGGGAATTCGCGCCATCACCGGCAAACAGGCCGATATTGGCGGGGCCTGCCGTTTCACCCTGGATATGAGTCGGGAAGAGGCTGGAGCCAGTATGATTCCCGTAGCCTGGGATGCGCTGGTGGTTGTGGTACATAAATCCAATCCCGTCGATACCATCAGCCTGCAGCAACTGCGCAGGCTCTACCAGGGCGAGATCACAAACTGGTCCCAACTGGGCGGGAAGAGGCAACCATTGGAGCTGCTGATCCGCAAGGGAAAGATCTCGGGGGTCGGTTACACCCTGCGCACGCACCTGTTCGAAGACCAGGACGTTGAGTTTAAGAGTAAGCATGTCTTTCCCTCTTCAGGTCCACTGGAGAAAACCGTGGAAAAGAATCCCAATGCCATCGCGGTGACCGGCATTGCCAGTGCCCATAAACGAGACTTTAAGATCCTCAAACTGGAAGGCAGGGATCCGAACTTCGATAATATCCGTACCGGCAACTACCTGCTCTATCGCCCCCTCTACCTGGTACACAGCAAGAGCTCTCCCAACAGCCTGGAGTCAAATCGTTTCATCCAGTACGCCCTGGGCCCCAAGGGCCGGGAGATCATCCGCAGGAATCAGGTAGTACCCTATTTCGACGGTATGCTGCTATTGCAGAAGCGGATGGACGATTGGAAGCGGTTTATCAGGCAGTCCCTCGCCAAGCAATAA
- a CDS encoding PEP-CTERM sorting domain-containing protein translates to MKSFKTTYLNLSLFLAFGVTGLGFTASVAADAIYLSSTSFSLTLENVETLDGYSVDNDYWYASGGEFFIDDTLFTSGDGVADYTSTLATNSSVEMLEGDTITVATGANGEAGLGIAESSIFTALDLFVDNFYYDYLVFNFAYEYTLSAAVGTSTGIPDDDAIAEASLFVTDDFLAVDIAEVAFADLLFGPLSDDYSGSGSFSFMLDSYDYNYLLVESFSGGLAVGASSVPEPSSLMLLSIGLIGIGAIRLRKQA, encoded by the coding sequence ATGAAGTCATTTAAAACTACCTATCTTAATCTGAGTCTGTTCCTCGCTTTTGGAGTAACCGGGCTGGGCTTTACTGCCTCTGTAGCGGCCGATGCTATATACCTGTCGAGCACTAGTTTTTCACTCACACTGGAGAACGTCGAAACACTTGATGGTTATAGCGTTGATAACGATTACTGGTATGCCAGCGGCGGGGAGTTCTTTATCGACGATACACTCTTCACAAGTGGTGACGGAGTAGCGGACTACACATCGACCCTGGCGACCAACAGTTCAGTGGAAATGCTCGAAGGGGACACAATCACAGTGGCAACAGGCGCCAACGGTGAAGCCGGTCTGGGTATTGCCGAGTCGAGTATTTTTACAGCGCTGGATCTCTTCGTCGACAACTTCTACTACGACTACCTGGTATTTAACTTTGCGTATGAATACACACTTTCGGCCGCTGTCGGAACATCCACGGGTATCCCTGATGATGACGCCATCGCTGAGGCCAGCCTCTTTGTCACAGACGACTTTTTGGCTGTTGATATTGCTGAAGTGGCTTTCGCGGATCTGTTGTTTGGTCCGTTGAGCGATGATTACAGTGGCAGTGGAAGCTTCTCCTTCATGTTGGATTCCTACGACTATAACTATCTCCTGGTTGAAAGCTTCAGTGGTGGTCTTGCCGTTGGCGCATCATCAGTGCCTGAACCCTCATCGTTGATGCTGTTGTCAATAGGGTTAATCGGCATCGGTGCAATCCGTCTACGTAAGCAGGCTTGA
- a CDS encoding cytochrome c peroxidase, whose product MIKLKALSLCAASATVLSLISVQANALSLDEDHYPLKLLGKFIFFDEISAPERQSCASCHAPDTGGTNDNAYINRTVVAVPGANVHVSGMLKPPTNAYASEIEPFHECNQGGISFGGSGGPTSGDRYCGGNFWDGRAEGREATLFNATRHIGMEIFQGEPDSRGYSNYFGATSDQALNPMPNPVEQNIQRQAVCEHVATSEYAEIYEVVWGEPIDCSDNPVDYMANDLPPEERPEREFDISFKRLMLAVGAWQSSDEVNSFSSKRDIALRTELACDDGEFSEYYDPGVCADEEYINSPGSFPLVGLSYQENLGHDLFYNTDPPGPATAPFPDLPVTQCSFCHLSDQASRDGTGLFERYADDAYHNIGTPANPDVPGADDPDNLPTGLAGHVDPTSDGGFFKTPTLRNVDKRPNQRFIKAYTHNGWFKSLESLVHFYNTSDVDGETAAAFGITRCPPEITSERRALRSNCWPEPEWPGAAFGFLVGDLGMDAAQEAALVAYIKALTDSMTAQPPQLNELYALTGSSEPAVEEEPAAPRRLTRSR is encoded by the coding sequence ATGATAAAACTAAAAGCCTTATCACTGTGCGCAGCGTCTGCCACAGTGCTTTCACTAATAAGCGTTCAAGCCAATGCCTTGAGTCTTGATGAGGACCACTATCCGCTCAAACTATTGGGTAAATTTATCTTCTTTGATGAGATATCGGCACCGGAACGCCAGTCCTGTGCATCCTGTCACGCGCCGGATACCGGGGGGACCAATGACAATGCCTATATCAACCGGACCGTGGTTGCGGTACCGGGCGCCAATGTTCATGTCAGTGGTATGTTGAAGCCGCCAACCAACGCCTATGCCAGTGAGATCGAGCCCTTTCATGAGTGCAATCAGGGCGGTATCAGTTTTGGTGGGAGTGGTGGTCCCACCAGCGGCGATCGCTATTGTGGTGGTAACTTCTGGGATGGACGTGCCGAGGGGCGTGAAGCGACGCTGTTCAATGCCACCAGGCATATCGGTATGGAAATTTTCCAGGGTGAGCCAGACAGTCGTGGATACAGCAACTACTTTGGCGCAACCTCCGATCAGGCACTCAATCCTATGCCCAATCCGGTAGAGCAAAATATCCAGCGTCAGGCTGTGTGTGAGCATGTTGCAACGTCTGAGTATGCAGAAATCTATGAGGTCGTTTGGGGCGAACCGATAGACTGTAGCGATAATCCTGTCGACTATATGGCGAATGACCTGCCGCCGGAAGAGCGTCCTGAGCGTGAATTCGATATCAGTTTCAAACGACTGATGCTCGCGGTCGGTGCCTGGCAGTCTTCCGATGAAGTCAACTCATTCAGTTCCAAGCGGGATATCGCTCTGCGTACTGAACTTGCCTGTGATGATGGGGAATTCTCTGAGTACTATGATCCCGGCGTCTGTGCCGACGAGGAGTATATAAACTCACCTGGTAGCTTCCCTTTGGTCGGTTTGAGTTACCAGGAGAACCTGGGACATGATCTTTTCTACAATACCGATCCCCCCGGGCCGGCTACAGCGCCTTTTCCCGATCTGCCTGTGACCCAATGTTCGTTCTGTCACCTCAGTGATCAGGCCTCGCGCGACGGTACCGGACTGTTTGAGCGCTATGCCGATGATGCCTATCACAATATCGGCACACCGGCCAATCCGGATGTGCCTGGCGCGGACGATCCCGACAATCTGCCAACGGGTCTCGCAGGTCATGTTGATCCAACTTCGGATGGTGGTTTTTTCAAGACACCTACCCTGCGCAACGTGGACAAGCGGCCCAATCAACGCTTCATTAAGGCCTATACCCACAATGGCTGGTTCAAGAGTCTGGAAAGCTTGGTGCACTTCTATAACACGAGTGACGTAGACGGTGAGACCGCAGCAGCCTTTGGTATCACTCGTTGTCCACCCGAGATCACATCAGAACGTCGTGCATTGAGATCCAATTGCTGGCCTGAACCTGAGTGGCCGGGGGCGGCGTTTGGCTTCCTGGTGGGAGACCTGGGTATGGATGCAGCACAGGAGGCAGCACTGGTTGCTTACATTAAAGCATTGACGGATTCCATGACGGCGCAGCCGCCGCAGCTGAACGAACTCTATGCCTTGACCGGCTCCAGTGAACCTGCTGTTGAAGAGGAGCCTGCTGCTCCTCGCAGGCTAACGCGCAGTCGTTAA
- a CDS encoding peroxiredoxin, whose translation MLENREKQAVPNVILRTRREHEWVDVTSDEIFKGKTVVVFSLPGAFTPTCSSTHVPRYNQLTPVFKRHGVDEVICVSVNDAFVMNEWQREQQADRITFLPDGNGDFTRGMGMLVSKEELGFGDRSWRYSMLVKDGVIEKLKTSLLKRTAWVSRFYLFLQALSVCVKKCKLPPRNNMDIDDLYACRGNDELGAWRKISCDQ comes from the coding sequence ATGTTAGAGAACCGCGAAAAACAAGCCGTACCCAATGTCATCTTGCGTACCCGTCGTGAGCACGAATGGGTCGATGTGACCAGCGACGAGATCTTCAAGGGCAAGACAGTGGTGGTGTTCTCACTGCCCGGCGCCTTTACCCCCACCTGTTCATCCACCCATGTGCCGCGTTACAACCAGCTGACACCGGTATTCAAGCGTCACGGTGTTGACGAGGTAATCTGCGTCTCGGTGAATGATGCCTTCGTCATGAACGAGTGGCAGCGGGAACAGCAGGCAGATCGCATTACTTTCCTGCCCGACGGCAACGGTGATTTCACCCGAGGCATGGGGATGCTGGTATCGAAGGAGGAACTCGGTTTCGGTGACCGCTCCTGGCGCTACTCCATGCTGGTCAAGGATGGGGTAATAGAGAAGTTGAAGACTAGTTTGCTGAAACGAACCGCCTGGGTCAGCCGTTTTTACCTGTTTTTACAAGCACTATCAGTGTGCGTAAAGAAGTGTAAATTGCCTCCACGAAACAACATGGATATAGATGACCTATATGCTTGCCGAGGTAATGATGAACTAGGAGCGTGGAGAAAGATTTCATGTGACCAGTGA
- a CDS encoding choice-of-anchor U domain-containing protein, translating to MRKTLWLLLVVLVLHHTQVQSEILDIPLQTPNNFEPFILSSECPDSGIDKFFGAEVVGEEINIYVSIWESGFVAPCYNNRVEIGPIASGSYTINYYTIQDYNTERGLPFELYESQNILIEKISDNEPASGRVTISGEAIEDQVVRASPSLSDRNGMGEIRYHWHRNGQPIPGATSASYMLTDDDIGLDVQCIVSFEDGLGVTESVSSLPVGAPGAITNINDPLVGSVYIRGSVAEGSTLSIDTSSLYDPDGIGELSYYWKRRYRAYSTLDQDIGANDLTYVPTLDDHYFYLSAVVTYTDLHGTRERAESNITGRLVPTTRPIVTPPADMTLAATGALTRVDPGTASAQDDNEGILEPVLDHLVSNGVVTPPPGDGLLDLAPGTHLLIWTADDRDGITGEGIQIVRVDPIIEFGSDLTSSPNGPIGCPLILNGSAARYPVSIPYSLISISSVDGSEAPLQSGTFQIGQSLLESTLSISNTLLGDLSGYTSLRLTMETPSNAVMGEKSSCLIALSDENFAPKVTLTAYQDETASRILSQNGGQVVVRATVQDLNSTDTHTYDWSESDSQLTDLDSDTSSFTFDPADLEPGLYRVSTGVSDGLANDTAVLSLRVVAEAPALSSIDNDGDGETDLEEGSGDSDADGIPDYLDPAGLPGHVLPQESGSNTDYLIQTAAGLALSLGDIAFFAQHHGALISRSDIFGYIANGLGGEADADAYPYEGGLFDFHIEGLSQAGATATVVIPQRQMVASGSVYRKLTSTGWGEFVVDENNLIKSATGEAGICPAPGDSAYTTGLSEGAWCVELTIEDGGPNDADGEANARIADPGGVTTNLSDDSDTGSSSSGGGGGAFNPWAMLLLALVMICTDRLNTYRPARTGH from the coding sequence ATGCGTAAAACACTCTGGCTCTTACTGGTGGTTTTGGTCCTCCATCACACCCAAGTCCAATCCGAAATTCTCGATATTCCTCTTCAGACACCCAATAATTTCGAGCCATTTATCCTCAGCAGTGAGTGCCCCGATTCTGGGATAGACAAATTTTTCGGGGCGGAGGTGGTGGGAGAGGAGATTAATATCTATGTCAGCATATGGGAGAGTGGCTTTGTTGCTCCATGTTACAACAACAGGGTGGAAATCGGCCCCATAGCATCGGGCAGCTACACCATCAATTACTACACCATTCAAGACTACAACACGGAAAGGGGACTCCCCTTCGAGTTGTATGAGTCGCAAAACATCCTGATCGAAAAGATCAGTGACAACGAACCGGCATCCGGCCGCGTCACCATCAGCGGTGAGGCGATTGAAGACCAGGTGGTCAGGGCCAGCCCCAGCCTCAGCGACCGCAATGGCATGGGTGAGATCCGCTATCATTGGCACCGGAACGGCCAACCTATCCCCGGAGCGACTTCTGCGAGCTATATGCTGACCGACGACGATATCGGGCTTGACGTCCAGTGCATTGTCAGTTTTGAGGATGGTCTGGGGGTGACCGAAAGTGTCAGCTCCCTGCCGGTGGGGGCGCCCGGTGCAATCACCAATATCAACGACCCGCTGGTGGGCTCGGTCTATATTCGCGGCTCGGTAGCGGAAGGGTCCACATTGTCCATCGATACCAGCAGCCTCTACGACCCTGACGGCATCGGTGAACTCAGCTATTACTGGAAACGCCGCTATCGGGCCTATTCCACGCTGGATCAGGATATTGGCGCGAATGACCTGACCTATGTGCCAACCCTGGACGATCACTACTTTTATCTCTCGGCCGTGGTGACCTACACCGATCTCCACGGCACCCGGGAACGTGCGGAATCGAACATCACCGGCCGGCTGGTACCCACTACCAGGCCGATAGTTACCCCTCCCGCCGACATGACACTCGCCGCCACCGGCGCCCTGACACGGGTCGATCCGGGCACCGCAAGCGCCCAGGACGATAACGAAGGTATACTCGAACCAGTCCTTGATCACCTGGTCAGTAACGGGGTTGTCACCCCGCCACCCGGCGATGGCTTACTCGATCTAGCACCGGGCACCCATCTATTGATCTGGACGGCGGATGATAGGGACGGGATCACCGGCGAAGGGATTCAAATCGTCAGGGTCGATCCAATCATCGAGTTTGGCAGTGACCTTACCAGCTCCCCCAATGGCCCCATCGGCTGTCCGCTGATATTGAATGGGAGCGCGGCCCGCTACCCGGTATCCATCCCTTACAGCCTGATCAGTATCTCATCCGTGGACGGCAGTGAAGCACCGTTGCAGTCAGGGACTTTTCAGATTGGACAATCCCTACTGGAGTCCACCCTGTCCATATCGAACACCCTGCTGGGTGATCTGTCCGGCTATACCAGCCTGAGACTGACCATGGAAACACCGAGCAACGCAGTGATGGGGGAGAAGAGTAGCTGCCTGATCGCCTTGAGCGATGAGAATTTCGCCCCCAAGGTGACACTCACAGCTTATCAGGATGAGACTGCGTCACGTATCTTGAGCCAGAACGGTGGTCAGGTTGTGGTCAGAGCAACTGTTCAGGATCTGAATAGCACTGACACTCACACCTACGATTGGAGTGAAAGCGATAGTCAGTTGACCGATCTCGACAGCGATACAAGCAGCTTCACTTTCGATCCCGCGGATCTCGAGCCTGGCCTCTACCGGGTAAGCACAGGGGTCAGCGACGGCCTGGCCAACGACACTGCCGTGCTGAGTCTCCGGGTGGTGGCCGAGGCGCCGGCATTGAGCAGTATCGATAACGATGGCGACGGTGAAACAGACCTGGAAGAAGGCAGTGGCGACAGTGACGCCGACGGTATACCTGACTATCTCGATCCAGCCGGTTTGCCGGGCCACGTTCTGCCCCAGGAGTCAGGAAGCAATACCGATTACCTGATACAAACAGCAGCGGGTTTGGCCCTCAGCCTGGGTGACATCGCCTTTTTCGCCCAACACCATGGGGCGCTGATCAGCCGCAGCGACATATTCGGCTACATCGCCAATGGCCTGGGAGGTGAAGCGGACGCGGATGCCTATCCCTATGAAGGGGGACTGTTCGACTTCCACATCGAAGGTCTCTCTCAGGCGGGTGCGACTGCGACCGTGGTGATTCCGCAACGGCAGATGGTGGCTTCCGGCTCCGTATATCGCAAGCTGACTTCCACCGGCTGGGGGGAGTTTGTCGTGGATGAAAACAACCTGATCAAATCCGCTACCGGAGAGGCAGGCATCTGCCCCGCCCCCGGTGATAGCGCCTATACGACGGGCTTGAGCGAGGGGGCCTGGTGTGTCGAGCTGACCATCGAGGACGGTGGGCCCAACGATGCCGACGGTGAGGCCAACGCCAGGATTGCGGATCCAGGCGGCGTTACCACCAACCTCTCCGATGATAGTGATACCGGATCGAGCAGCAGTGGTGGCGGTGGCGGCGCCTTCAATCCTTGGGCGATGCTACTGTTGGCGCTTGTCATGATCTGTACAGATAGACTCAACACATACCGGCCTGCGCGGACAGGGCATTAG